One Candidatus Methylomirabilota bacterium DNA segment encodes these proteins:
- a CDS encoding glycosyltransferase: MTAARPVPLALVEASIGLAGSTMSLCTLVKRIDRERFAPHVIVARPEQEAYLRARLDPAIPIVRIVPRKGIKDGAWAGRGRLLRRLAALADLAWVTLPYALALRRVFRHRGIRLVHHNNGFDVATVLICWLLGLPLVAYQRGKEWHSALVRRLAPLASRYVANSEATREDLLALGIMPDRVSVIYPPVDLGDFGGPAGDELPEKPDGVPHFGIVGQLQEWKGQTVFLRAARRVLERRPTARAVVIGDAPHGGEAYAEELRSLARSLGIADRVVFTGFVQDVPNALRQLDVVVHASIYPEPFGRVIVEAMLVGRPVVATDAGGPREIIESGRTGFLVPPRDDAAMAEIIDRLLDDTRLAADIVEAARREATRRFSADEHAQMVQSIYDSVLAAAGVPAQEPSPSAAVAKGDQHG, from the coding sequence ATGACCGCTGCGCGACCCGTTCCACTCGCCCTCGTCGAGGCGAGCATCGGCCTCGCCGGCTCCACGATGAGTCTTTGCACGCTCGTCAAGCGAATCGACCGCGAGCGCTTCGCCCCGCACGTGATCGTGGCGCGGCCCGAGCAGGAGGCGTATCTCCGCGCTCGACTCGATCCCGCGATTCCCATCGTCCGCATCGTGCCCCGGAAAGGCATCAAGGACGGTGCGTGGGCGGGCCGCGGGCGGCTGCTCCGGCGGCTGGCCGCGCTAGCCGACCTCGCGTGGGTGACGCTGCCCTACGCGCTCGCACTGCGGCGCGTCTTCCGCCACCGCGGAATACGGCTCGTCCATCACAACAACGGCTTCGACGTCGCGACGGTGCTGATTTGCTGGCTGCTGGGGCTGCCGCTCGTGGCTTATCAGCGCGGCAAGGAGTGGCACTCGGCGCTCGTCCGTCGCCTCGCACCCCTGGCTTCACGGTACGTCGCCAACTCCGAGGCGACCCGCGAGGATCTCCTTGCGCTCGGCATCATGCCGGATCGGGTGAGCGTGATCTACCCGCCGGTGGACCTCGGTGATTTCGGCGGCCCCGCCGGCGACGAGCTTCCTGAGAAGCCGGACGGCGTCCCCCACTTCGGTATCGTCGGACAGCTCCAGGAGTGGAAGGGGCAGACGGTATTTCTCCGCGCAGCGCGCCGCGTGCTCGAGCGACGACCGACGGCCCGCGCCGTGGTCATCGGCGATGCGCCCCACGGTGGCGAAGCGTACGCCGAGGAGCTTCGCTCGCTGGCCCGATCGCTCGGCATTGCGGACCGTGTCGTCTTTACCGGTTTCGTGCAGGACGTCCCGAACGCGCTCCGGCAGCTCGACGTCGTCGTCCACGCGAGCATTTACCCTGAGCCCTTCGGCCGCGTCATCGTCGAGGCTATGCTGGTAGGACGTCCGGTCGTCGCGACCGACGCCGGGGGGCCCCGCGAGATCATCGAGTCCGGCCGCACGGGGTTCCTGGTCCCTCCCCGCGACGACGCGGCCATGGCCGAGATCATCGACCGACTTCTCGACGACACGCGGCTCGCCGCCGACATCGTGGAGGCGGCCCGGCGGGAGGCCACGCGGCGCTTCTCGGCCGACGAGCATGCGCAGATGGTGCAATCGATCTACGACAGCGTCCTGGCCGCCGCCGGCGTGCCCGCGCAGGAGCCGAGTCCGTCGGCCGCTGTCGCGAAAGGGGACCAACATGGCTAG
- a CDS encoding glycosyltransferase: MKIAVILGGFPKLSETFILRQLTGLADLGHEIDIYARRNPREASVQPDVHRYGFLARTRYYDLPAGRLARLGRALRVFAAAFPRHPGAMLRCLNLARYGSAYAVLNNVLFAAPFLDRRYDVIYCFWGGNGMDFIVLKDLFPGTRFVNRFGGDDYDLGDELGVAVLALLRNRADAFIVQTDCYGRATLRRYGFDDAKIVTYRHVIGVGDIPFRERRFDPERLRIVTVARLVEKKGLEHGIRAVAGLQGRNPHLRVEYRIIGDGPLSGRLAELIRELKVGDTVELLGARTTPEVMHWLDESDLFLLPSLMEQAGYVLLEAQATGLPVVATRVGGVPEMVREGRSAVLVQPGDVAALAAALQGMLDRAAEWPAMGREGRAHVEQQHDVERLKPRLAEILRGGP; encoded by the coding sequence GTGAAGATCGCGGTCATCCTCGGCGGGTTTCCTAAGCTGTCGGAAACGTTCATCCTCCGCCAGTTGACGGGGTTGGCCGATCTTGGCCACGAGATCGACATCTACGCACGGCGCAATCCCCGCGAGGCATCGGTGCAGCCCGACGTGCACCGGTACGGGTTCCTCGCGCGTACGCGCTACTACGACCTGCCCGCGGGCCGGCTCGCGCGGCTCGGGCGCGCGCTCCGGGTCTTCGCCGCCGCCTTTCCGCGGCATCCCGGTGCCATGCTCCGTTGTCTCAACCTGGCGCGGTACGGCAGCGCCTACGCGGTGCTCAACAATGTGCTGTTCGCCGCCCCGTTCCTCGACCGGCGCTATGATGTCATTTACTGCTTCTGGGGCGGTAACGGGATGGACTTCATCGTGCTCAAGGATCTCTTTCCGGGCACGCGCTTCGTGAACCGGTTCGGCGGCGACGATTACGACCTAGGTGACGAGCTTGGGGTGGCCGTCCTCGCCCTCCTGCGGAATCGTGCGGACGCGTTCATCGTGCAGACGGACTGCTACGGCCGCGCAACCCTCCGCCGCTATGGCTTCGACGACGCCAAGATTGTCACGTACCGGCACGTGATCGGGGTGGGTGATATCCCATTCCGCGAGCGCCGCTTCGATCCCGAGCGGCTGCGCATCGTCACGGTGGCGCGCCTCGTCGAGAAGAAGGGGCTCGAGCACGGAATCCGCGCGGTGGCCGGTCTGCAGGGGCGGAACCCGCACTTGCGGGTGGAGTACCGAATCATCGGCGATGGGCCCCTGTCGGGGCGGCTCGCCGAGCTGATTCGCGAGCTGAAGGTGGGCGATACCGTGGAGTTGCTCGGCGCTCGGACCACGCCCGAGGTGATGCACTGGCTCGACGAGTCCGATCTCTTCCTCTTGCCCAGTCTGATGGAGCAGGCGGGTTACGTGCTGCTCGAGGCCCAGGCCACGGGCCTCCCCGTCGTCGCCACTCGGGTTGGCGGGGTGCCCGAGATGGTGCGGGAAGGGCGCTCCGCCGTTCTCGTCCAGCCCGGCGACGTCGCCGCTCTTGCCGCGGCCCTTCAGGGGATGCTCGACCGCGCGGCCGAATGGCCGGCCATGGGGCGTGAGGGACGCGCGCACGTCGAGCAGCAGCACGACGTCGAGCGCCTGAAGCCACGCCTGGCCGAGATTCTGCGAGGAGGGCCATGA